The Alnus glutinosa chromosome 1, dhAlnGlut1.1, whole genome shotgun sequence region aaaaaaaaaaaacgttttgacacgtgtattacaaatacacgtgtcaaacggtttgacacgcgtatttaaatacacgtgtcaaatttgacacgtgtatttctgtacacgtgtcaaaatgtgcaattagagtcttgcacatctgacacgcgtaagacgcgtgtcaaaatactcgtggcaaacattttgacacgtgtacagtgccgtacacgtgtcaaaatgcacgtggcaatttgacaatatttttgtagtgttagttcgtagtgatattcaatattcgaaccgggtttttattcaaaaacccatacccggatccaagttgaataaaactcatgggtcacttgaataaagtttgaatagtttgaataaacccatcatatattttttttaattattttttaccataccaatcattatacacaacttttcatacaatccaatcatttccaatcattttatactattataaaacacttttttaaaactcatcatatattttttattattattttttaccataccaatcattatacacaacttttcatacaatcaaatcatttccaatcactttatactattataaaacacttttttctaatctttcaaattcaacacccaaacacatattcaaaagaatctaaaattatattcaacatccaaacacattttcattgccttgaaatccgtgatcagattctgaatattattcatattcgaaatattcaatacccaaacacacCATTAAAACTCCATCTTTCAGAAATACGTACAATTCAAAGTCTCctacttctctctcttctccatGAAAACGAAGGTTTCGTTCGTTATGATCTCGATCTGTTCGTGAGAGTCAAGTACAATACATATACTGATATACCATCGAATTCTTATTTTACGTACTATAGAATATTAgactattaattaaataattaaattaacttttttttttttataaatccaaaccttttaaataaataataatttaacgtGATATAATATCGATCATAGCAACTCCCAACTTTATTTTTCacctttcattttaattaaatattaattgtcaaccaaatatttttaaataaagaatttatcttaattgagtttctctctctctttatatatatatatatatatatatatatatatatatatatatatatatatatatatatatatatatatatatcactataTATTTATAACTAGAAGTACtttgctcatagttttctccaAATCACCAGATCTAAGAGCAGTCAACCAGAAGTGTACGTTTGCTTGTATGCCTGCATATTCGTCCTAATTGATGACTTTGTAgacatatctatatatatatatggtgctcCCGTAGATATGATCATCTGATGGGCTATAAACACAATAATATTAGATTTTCAATTACTCATGAGATCAGGTAGGTCGATCAATCTGATTACTATGTCCTAACCACCTGATTTAGATGAAGCTAGCTGCAGTACTTGTCTTGACAATCatgcatatatgcatgcatttgCAAGCAAACGTACAAATCATAAACATGTGTATTTAATATGTATTTGTTACCATCACATCATTTTTGAACAAGACCAACATCGATGAGAACACGggttattgttatatatatcaGTGTGTTGCTTTCTTTGAatatctattttgttaattactAGCACCTAtcacataatttttaaagaagaaatacGTACATTTAAGATCGATCAGAACGGGTGGAGATTATTGCCACTAGTAGCTTTCTTAATTGGTGTTGACCAGGCCTGGCGGTGCCCATTTCCAAAGACACATGACATGCCGCAATCGAAGGCCCCAGCCAACAGTACTGTACCATATATCTACAGGCAATACGCATGCCATGCCTTGATATAGCCATACATATATGCatgcaaaaagaaaatcacaaCAGGGATGCCTGCTAGTAGTTGGTGGAAAAGCttttgatgcttaagtcagtaaatttgttaaaaaatataatagaaaaagaattttagaATAGAAGAAGATCTTATCTTATTTGAAAATGGTTTATATCTTTTATATTAGACTCTTTGTTTTATTGGCACGTGGTGGCCCGGATATGCAgtagtgatatatatatgtaagttcAAACGAGTTCCGAACGCCACTCCAAACAAAACTCTTTGGACCTAGCTCATCCAGAAGCCTTCCTAGCTAAGACACTCGATCTAAAACTCGTCTGGACACCAATGTCAAAAGCTGTTTTGTTTATAAACTCAAACACAGCCCGATTTAGACCATCCTCCTCAGGTTGGAGGGATTTTGCCCTTGAATTCACATTCTCGTTGGAAGTATCTCCTGTGAACGAAACAAGATGCTTGACATCGAATACATTAAACGTCTTGATCATGTGGCTTAGTAACATCAACCGGCCGTATGCATTTGAATTGATCTTGTCTATGATTTCCACCGGTCCAATATTGCGAGCAGCAAGCTTAATTGTTATACTCCCCAACTAGAAAGTTATCTTTTGTCAAGATTGCCCATACAAAGTCACCTTCCTCAAACTTCATAGCTCACCTCTTCTTAATTATATACACTTTTGCCTTATGTTTTGCTACTGAATCTTGCAAGTTCTTAACCTTAACCTTCACCTTCACCTTGTACGTGAGTTGTGAATTAATATCTATGCTCTAAAAGTGTATAAAATGTTGATAAGGtatataaagaaaaatcttAATTAGGAATACTGTCTTCGCCTTTAGCTAAAGGAAGTACTTGATCAAATATTCGGCACAGGTCAACACATGAACTTGTGTATGGCTAAAGTCGTCAATTGTGCTATGTGTGTGGACTATGTTCCCAAACACAGAGAATTGTTGTCACTAACTTGGAATATAGAGAGACGAAGTCACCTATATATACTATCGGTGGGAGAGCATATGGTAAAGGGTGCAGTCAAATAAAGTAGTGACAAAGTGtgcacacatatatataagcaaGCCATGATCTGACGTTGATCagtgttttcaaattgcaagtaatggggtgcattttttaaaatgtacaattttaaatgttaaaatacgattttaaagatcaaattaaattataaaccCAAACAAACTGGGTTATATATACgtggaatataaaaaataataataaaaaaaaaaataacgacCAACTGAAATCCTCATCAATTAATAAGTGGATATATATAGATggtgatatatatatgtgaCCACCGCCGCTGAGCTAAAAAGTCCTCAGCCAGTGAATGACAATTGCTTAGATCCGGTGCACCGACTTACCGTTGACGCGTAACCACCGCCTAATCCTGAAAAAGTGGCATCTGCCATGGGCTTGGTAGACACAGTCCGTACCTAATCGTCCAATTCAGTGGATCTTTGAACCATATCTTTGCCGCCGTCcatttgaatattattcaagatttcaattttaatattttattgtgaCTGATGATAGATAAACCCTTCCCTGTTTGCTTCCAAATATGctataataaaagaataaaataaaacctgtCCCCATCCAGGTAATTGGGGGTTTGCATCTCCTTAGATTCGCTAGGATACTATCTATATCTATATCTATTGCTAAAATATTTCAACAAATGCTTTCACCTTTTCAACAATAAtttaaacataaacataaaagcATAGATTAATTTAAACGTCggctacattttttttataagtgcatTTGGCCTCGCAATTTAATAACCCAATCGAATATAGTGACATATTCTTAGAACATGTgcttttattaatgttattaaaaaaaatatataaatatataagaagCACTTActttcttattaatgctattaaaaaaaaagtgaaaaacacatgttattaaaaaaataagtgtttCTCTTGTGGTTGTTTGCCCTCCTCTATTGTCATCTCCTTAGAGGTGGGTGCATCTTCGAGAGGAGGTGATTTTGACGGGGTTGGTGGCTCTCCTGGAGCCGCGACAGATGTTAGGTTTTATTTCCATACTCTGGGGGTCTCCCACGAGGGGAATGTTAAGagattttttggatttattggCCCAAGTTAATGAGAAGCAATGTCAAGAGGTTTCAGCCTCCACTCCCAAGTTTAAAGGAAGTAGAAATGTGAAAAACTTATAGTGttcgattaattatgatgctagggGTTTTAGTTCTAGCCGAGGCAAAGGCAAGAGGGCCCTTGCTGTGATGATATggtctctgggttttgtggaCTGGTTCCTGTTGAGATGTTTGGGCTTTCTattgtttttgagtttttgcgggttttttttttttggttaaatatttcatcggtacctgagttttaagtgtttttaaatttaatacctaagttttcatttgtatcatagATAGTACTTGAATTAGGAGTAAAAACACATTTGGTACAtctgttagatttttcgtcctaaaattaacggtctgccacatgtcaacctcaaaaggttgacatgtggcactatataaaaaattaaaaattaaatatatatatatatatatatatataataaaataatacaatttaaaataaataaatacataaataatttttaaaaaaaaaattatgagttttggcccttggggtggctggtccgtttgggtgttggattttttgaaatcaaaattcaattttaattcattGCGCAAATTTTGAAGtctgactttgtgagataaaatttgaaaaaatttgaaaaagtcgaataaaatatgatttattttttaaaaaagtaaagaaaattagagaaaaatcaaaattaaagtcTGTTCCCAAACAGACCATGAACCACCCCGTGGCCCTtcagggtggttcggccacccccaaaggccaaaccctcttaaaaaaaatcgggagggtttgcccatggggtggccgaaccacccccatgggccaaaacccaatataaatttatttaaaaggcCGAACTATGAggatggttcagccaccccaaacCAGCCAAAAGGTTGCTCAGCCacctctcttttttgtttttttttaaatttttttaaattttttttttaaaaaaaaaaattgtattattttattatttttatataatttgttaaagatttttatttttaattttttatatagtgcggttgacacgtggcaaaccGTTAATTTTAGGACAGAAAATCTAACAAATATACCAAATAaatttttacccctaactcaTACATCACCtataatacaaatgaaaactcaagtacaaaaatttaaaaacgcttaaaaTTCAAGTATCAACGAggtatttaactatttttttttcttctttttctttttctttttctttttcctattcctattttgatgttatttttgtatacttcttataTGCTTTGGGGCGCCTTTAcgatatttatatatttctctACTTCAGTATGttctaaaacaataaaaaaaaaaaaaaaaaaaaaaaatatttctcaaatgTTAAGAGACATATTACTTTGTTAAACTATGGTTTGTAAGAATTAattacaaattagtttgtaacaaatttatgtccttttaaAAACCATATCTTcattaattacattttaaaatccaGTAATGTTATATGCAAGACTCTTGTCTCTTTTTTATCCCCCCAATTATGAcatgactcttaaaatcactattagagcaaaatctaataataattttaaaaatcatatcacATTTCAAGAGATAAAAGCCTAATAAAAATCTAGATATATCATTCTTCTTTAAAACCGCTATTTttaagagatatgatacatcCACAACTTCTatataacttttgtacaactctaaccacctttaaaaaaattaaaaaaaaaaaaaaaaaaaaaatccaataattgTATATGTAAAACTCACGTGAtcgaaaacaaattcaataattagtttaaaaagAAGTTAGAGTTGTACAGAAATTATACAAAGATTGTAAAcgtatatcattttttaaaccacatgtTTGGACTCGTTAAACCAAACAATCACTAGGTAAAACATGTGGAGCACTCAAGATGATTTTGTAGTATTAGaaccatttaaataatatataatcatAAAACAAAGAACACCTATAAACTGAAAGTAGAGACCAAAAAAGATGGACTATTCCCATCAACCACCAATCAAAACAATAACCTAAAAAAAGTGCATCCATTCAGAGTTTTAGGAGAGGCTTGACAAGAATAGATAGGATTTACAAGTCAAAGAGAGATTTGATTAGGTGACCGGCACACAGAAATAGTAGCACTACTAACGAACTCATCAAACAGAGCCTGGAGGGAATTTGACAGTGCACAGCTACAGAGGAATTCGATGAAGCCCTCCCAGCAAGAGCAGGCGCAACTGCAGGAGTCTTGGGAATGCTCTGCTGCTGGGTGGTTGGCAACGGGTTTGGCGATCCATCATTTGGCGGAGGTGTGAGATGGACTTCCTCACCAATCATATCTTGACCTGTAGATTCAAGGTGGGTTACCATTAAAGAATCTGAGATTGAAAAGGTCGGAAGATGAGGACAGATCAAGATTGGTTTCGCCCTAAAATTATAGAGGATCAATTGATGCAGcgaataaatatattaaaagaaaaaaccgaAAAACGTAACACAAATGATAGGGTTCTGCacaaaattaagttttattcaaaaaaaacatatgcaatGCACTTGGCGATACATAAGACCAAGATTACATATAATGTTGACAGTAGGTCAAAGCAGAGAGGGCTTTGGCTGATGTATTCTTATTTAACATGTACATGGCCTGATGGCCATTATAAATTTCCACCTCTTCCCAATATTTGCTTTCTACCTAAATAAAGAACACTTCAATATCAAAGCATTACTTATTAGAATCATTAAATAAGCCACTTAAAATACATTATGTCAGCCGTTGTGAAATATGTGTGATAAATTAGTGCGAAGAATAATAGAGGGCCCAACTACCAACAATGCCTTTAAAAAGAGCAGTCCACCAAAATTGCCTAGAAGGCCAGCGGCCCACGAGCCAAGGGCCTATGAGGCCAATGGCCTACGACAAAAATATAAAGGGCTGACAAGACAAATTCAAATTCTTATGATTTTATCAACACACTAGTCAACCAAAGAAATATGGGGACTACTAGAGGGCTCAACTACCGATAGCACCTTCAAGAAAGGCCACCCATCGGAAATCATTGGAAAGATCAGCGGCCCACAAGCCAAGGGCCTATTAGGCCGACATCCTATGATCGGAATTCGATGTGCCCACAAGATTATAGCCCAAACGACCCAACAAGGACTTGGACGCACTGTTTCCTAAATGCAGCTCCTAGCATCTGATAAGGGACCCCCCCAACTCAGCCAACAGCCTGCTCATGCCATACATCCCCCCACACGCGCCCTTCTAACAAACCTAGGAGGAATCTCCACGTCAATAACAAATTACTGGCAGGAGGTCTTAAAACCCTAGGAGAAAGGATGAGAGACGAGGCCCGAAAGCCTATGAAAAGAACCAAGGGGTATTTGCTGAGGCATGCCTTTTACTCTTCCCTTACTTTGCCTAAATTTTCCCTGCCTTCTAGATGCTGACTTGAGCATCGAAGGGGTTCTGCCAAGTCCACCACCGGCCACCTCtaacctctttttcttttttgcagcTCCTCCCCTGACTGGGGGCGTGCGGTCACTGTGTGAAcaagtagcattactctttgccATATGCTCCCACGTAACGCATTGGCATAACTTATACCTTTAACAACCCTTCCAAGCAACAAAAGACAACAGCCACAAATAAAACCACGCAAGCAAAAGTAATTCAAACTAACCATCATAGATGAACCCCGCCTAGACATGTAAGACCTTCCTTCTACACCCCAAACACTCACAAAGCTAAGGCATAGAACAGTAAAATCCAGACTCCAATTTAATTGCAGCCTGATAACTGATGTTTGAAGGGCCCATTAAAAAGTATAGCATATATTAATGGGCCCGCCTCTTTACCCCAACTACCATCATGGAAAGCTGCGGAACAGGCATACATAGCAGAAGCACGCACACAAGCTTAGTCACCCAATCTGCCCAAAGGGACTAGCTACTTGCGCTCTATGAAGAAATTCAAAGCTCTAAGAGCAGATACtgctcttttttctcttttttgaaaaaatactcTGAGAGCAGATGCACTCAACTtgacaaaattgaaaactcCTGCATTCATGTTTGCTAGTAGAGAGAATTTGCACCCAGCCACCAGTCACCAAACACTCCTTGATTTGTTAAGATTTCAGAAGTTTTCTATCTGCAACCATACTTGTGGGATGTTGAAAACAAGTattgtttttcctattttgttcatttttcctttttccctgtTTTTCTTGGAAGATGGAGAAAATATGGACaggtaaaagaagaagaagaagaagacagagatGGAACCTAGCAGATCATAGCATGGGTGGAGGCTGCAGGGAACAACTCGTCAGTTTAAAGTTTGCTTTATTTACTGACCTATGAAACTCCCTAAAATTAGAAGTGTTTATTGTTTGAGTATTTTATTTAGGTACTCCGGGGGCAATGCCACCCTGAACTAGGAAACTAGGAAGTCTAGTAATGGCCATATGGTGTCAAAGTTGAAACAGACTTTGAACGGCAATAAAAGAGGAAACACTGTTAAGATTTTTACTCCAAGCCTCACACAGAGAAGACCCTATCCTTCAGATAATATCGCTTCTTCACAAGCActttgaaatagaaaagaaaaaactaagcAAATCAGGAATTCAAAGGatcatctcaacagaatttctgcCAATGCCCTGCTTCAACCTTCAGAGCAATCTCTAAACCATAGTCACAAACTCTGCTTGTGGAAATCAGCTTAGGAGTAAATGAGAAGCAAGTGCTCTCCTCAGAAAGGATTAGATAAACCAGTGCTTAAAATGATCATAATCCAGAAAGTTCTATCCAAAAAGCTTCAGTACTTACAATTGGATTTTGACCAACCCAACTTCAAATTTTCCCTATCAAAAACCAGATGATAACCCATCATGAAGTTTTCTGCAACAGATATGTTAAGCCAGAGTCATCAGTACACTGTGTATAGATATAAGTGTGCATGCATGTGACACACAAAAAATGCAATAATTTGTCATCACACTCTCTGTGACATATATGTTAACCTAGAATTACCAATACATTGTAGGtgatattagaatattaattaaataattcaatcaAAGAgataatgttaaaatattaattaaatgattaaatcaacaatttcctataagcttaagaTTTTAAGAAGCATGATATCAAAACAAAGGTTTTAAGTTTGAACTTTGTCTCTGTCATACACCTCGCattcaataaaatattctatGTCTTGAACCTCACATATTAAGTAAAAGTTTAATCCTACACGTAAGGGGGAGTTAGAATATTAACTAAGTaattaaatcaaagaaaaagtgttaaaatatttattaaattattaaattaactatttcatattagcttaaattttttaaacaactggtgatttaacatgtgCACACAAGTGTACAATTGTGTGCCCATGCACCACGCACATGGACGCACCCACAAGGCAGAGATGGACAACAAGATGGCAAATGATTCAGTTATGCGAAAACCAGAGGGGTATACTCACGGCCAATAACACCATAGTCAGAATCTGCGCGTTGTAGAGTTAAGCAGAATATAGTAAATCCCTGCACCACATTCCAGAAAATTGATATGTTTCCATTACAACCACATCCCATTATATGAGCAGTCCCTGCATCCAATCAGTGCAGAATACTTGTAGAAAAAGGATAAAAGGATATTTGTCACACTTCCTGGTTTCTAACAATGGAGATTTTTTGAGGTTCTTTTTGGACACCCCATTGACATGACAACTTATTTAAGTGACGTTAACAAACAAAGATTTTAATTGAGGGGTAAAAGAATCAATATCCATTTCCTGATGGGAAATGCATGAAATGATTAAAAACCACAGATAGTTCAAAATCAGGAGATAAAGGGTTAATGGCTCACAACACAACCCACTAGTGCTTGGACTAAATAGCCCCATAAGTTTATGTTCAATCGAAGACAAGTTGGAATTTAGGATTATTACCTGATTCACGGGGAAGGAATAAAAAGGATTATTGACTATAAAGCTTTGGTTCATAATAAACATGAGTCTCATGGTAGGAACGCTATGCAATTCCTGTGAACTGTTACACAAAGGAATAGCGGACTATCAGTTAGGAAGAAATAGGTAAAGAATTTCAAAAGCTCTCCTCATTAGCATCCAACCTGACATTATAGCAGTACTCCCACGTGCTTTCAGATTGATTAATCCTGGTAGCAGTCACTTGTTTGTCAAACTGTAATTAAGAAACAACAATCTTTCAGGCCATATTAGAGAAAAACTTATACCTCATAAAATTAGAAACAGGAAGCACCTCCGAAacaattttttcataaattttggcTGGAAGATAGGTGAAGGATGAGCCACTGTCAACCAGTGCTTGGAACTGGGTTAGCTTGAGACAGAAACTCCCAACACAATAATGCTCTAATCCAACAAAATAGGTGTCACTGAAACAAGGAAGAGACTAATTACAGAAGGCATAGAAAGAATTCAAAAGCGTCTCTAGGACTAAGACCTGCTAAGAGAATTCACTTAGCTAATAGAATTAACAACAGTGAAAAGGGCATATAGATGGCATACAATTTTCCTGCAATAGGCAAGAATGGCGTAGATTGTTGGGTGGCAAGCCCTACATCCCCAAAGAAAATTCTCCcagaatcatcctcatcaaaaCAAAGTGAAAAAGAATTTTGAACCAATCCTGCTTTTGCAAGCAAACTTGGAACTGAAATGGCCCCAGGTCCCAATCCCATTACACCATCAGGGGCAGCTCCATCCAGATAGCCACCACTTTGTTTCCTACCACAGCTGCATTAATAAGAATGGCTATGAAATAAGGAAATATAAAAAGTTTAAGCATCAGTAAGCAAAAAGCTATACATATCAGgtcccagaaaaaataaataaatgaaaacaacaacaaagagaaaggaagacaaaaaatataaacacaCCCCAAAATGACTGAAGCCTGCACATGATTTTGTGTTGCATGATCGCTAACGGATGCCAAATGTAACTTGTCCTCGACCAAAAATCCAGaacttgatgtattttcagttTCATATTCAGCAATATATGGGCAGGGCTCTTTCAGACCTTTACAATTGGTACTCAGTTTGCACAAATTATGACTGCAAGGTAGGTGCTTGCTGGTGCTTGAGAAAGATGGACTATACTCACTCAGATCCTTATCCTGCATTATAGATGCCCCAAATACGAGGGAGCACCTGCCAATCAATCATTGGAATTAACTGCTAAACCTAGCTGAACCACCGCACAAGCACAaagcgagtacatttaaaaccCTTTCCACATCTATTCAGCAATTCGAATACAGAATAATAAGTCTGAAGGGCGAGAGTAAATGGAAATTAtaaggaaataataaaaaatataaattagaaaaGACATGTACACTTCAACAGCACACGAGTTTTTCCCATTCAGCCTCCTTTACAAAATAATGAATACAGTGCTCTTATTGGTGAACAAAAAATGTGTAACCCTAGAATCAAATGAATCCTGAGTGCCACTGACATGAATAAGCAACTAGTTAGAAATTATAACTTAGAATAGAGGGAAGAAAGTATATAgtatttaataaagaaaaaactcaaAGACAAAGAAAATCATATACAAATAAACTTAAAGGATTTTACTTGTACAGccttttcttaaaatattaatccATAAATTAAATTGTTCGGTATAAttgtgctttttaatgatatttctcttacttatcaaaaaaaaaaaaaaatttcttaaacatcattgtgtgagaatggagaaaaaaaaaacctgagaTTTATCACCAACTCTTGCAAGTAAAATCTCAGGTTTTTGATGGtgataaatcttttattttttggggcTCATAGTTTTTGAATCAGGATAGGATTTTCCTTTGATATTAGAATACATCAAAAAGCTGTAATTATCAATAATCTTCATGTTTTTCTTTACAGGACTTAATCATAGTAGTAAGTGTAGAGTATTTAATCTTAAGTGTACTTCACCTACCACATTTGTACTACTCTACTTCACCTGCCACACTATCACAGCTCTACTGCACTTGTAttactatagtacaatataTTGTCTATAAAAATCCCAACTGTAATacaaactatatcaaatcaacAATATGCTGCCCTCTTGGCTTCATAGCCCATGGATGTAGGCCACTGAAGTTGAATCACATTAGTCTTAAGTGTAGAGTATTTAATCTTAAGTGTACTTCACCTACCACATTTGTACTACTCTACTTCACCTGCCACACTATCACAGCTCTACTGCACTTGTAttactatagtacaatataTTGTCTATAAAAATCCCAACTGTAATacaaactatatcaaatcaacAATATGCTGCCCTCTTGGCTTCATAGCCCATGGATGTAGGCCACTGAAGTTGAAT contains the following coding sequences:
- the LOC133853852 gene encoding aspartic proteinase-like protein 1 isoform X2, with amino-acid sequence MENRAVLLLVVAWLLVDGSAGLAFSSKLIHRFSEEAKAQWASRSGNVQGRSWPRRNSLEYFELLLSNDLKRQRLKLGSKYEVLFPSEGSGTLFFGNDFDWLHYTWIDIGTPNVSFLVALDAGSDLLWVPCECIQCAPLSASYYSMLDKDLSEYSPSFSSTSKHLPCSHNLCKLSTNCKGLKEPCPYIAEYETENTSSSGFLVEDKLHLASVSDHATQNHVQASVILGCGRKQSGGYLDGAAPDGVMGLGPGAISVPSLLAKAGLVQNSFSLCFDEDDSGRIFFGDVGLATQQSTPFLPIAGKFDTYFVGLEHYCVGSFCLKLTQFQALVDSGSSFTYLPAKIYEKIVSEFDKQVTATRINQSESTWEYCYNVSSQELHSVPTMRLMFIMNQSFIVNNPFYSFPVNQGFTIFCLTLQRADSDYGVIGRQDMIGEEVHLTPPPNDGSPNPLPTTQQQSIPKTPAVAPALAGRASSNSSVAVHCQIPSRLCLMSSLVVLLFLCAGHLIKSLFDL
- the LOC133853852 gene encoding aspartic proteinase-like protein 1 isoform X3, whose protein sequence is MFRFLLHWMLEAICFGSLVSAFNVLPCLPVTIVCWCSLVFGASIMQDKDLSEYSPSFSSTSKHLPCSHNLCKLSTNCKGLKEPCPYIAEYETENTSSSGFLVEDKLHLASVSDHATQNHVQASVILGCGRKQSGGYLDGAAPDGVMGLGPGAISVPSLLAKAGLVQNSFSLCFDEDDSGRIFFGDVGLATQQSTPFLPIAGKFDTYFVGLEHYCVGSFCLKLTQFQALVDSGSSFTYLPAKIYEKIVSEFDKQVTATRINQSESTWEYCYNVSSQELHSVPTMRLMFIMNQSFIVNNPFYSFPVNQGFTIFCLTLQRADSDYGVIGQNFMMGYHLVFDRENLKLGWSKSNCQDMIGEEVHLTPPPNDGSPNPLPTTQQQSIPKTPAVAPALAGRASSNSSVAVHCQIPSRLCLMSSLVVLLFLCAGHLIKSLFDL
- the LOC133853852 gene encoding aspartic proteinase-like protein 1 isoform X1 is translated as MENRAVLLLVVAWLLVDGSAGLAFSSKLIHRFSEEAKAQWASRSGNVQGRSWPRRNSLEYFELLLSNDLKRQRLKLGSKYEVLFPSEGSGTLFFGNDFDWLHYTWIDIGTPNVSFLVALDAGSDLLWVPCECIQCAPLSASYYSMLDKDLSEYSPSFSSTSKHLPCSHNLCKLSTNCKGLKEPCPYIAEYETENTSSSGFLVEDKLHLASVSDHATQNHVQASVILGCGRKQSGGYLDGAAPDGVMGLGPGAISVPSLLAKAGLVQNSFSLCFDEDDSGRIFFGDVGLATQQSTPFLPIAGKFDTYFVGLEHYCVGSFCLKLTQFQALVDSGSSFTYLPAKIYEKIVSEFDKQVTATRINQSESTWEYCYNVSSQELHSVPTMRLMFIMNQSFIVNNPFYSFPVNQGFTIFCLTLQRADSDYGVIGQNFMMGYHLVFDRENLKLGWSKSNCQDMIGEEVHLTPPPNDGSPNPLPTTQQQSIPKTPAVAPALAGRASSNSSVAVHCQIPSRLCLMSSLVVLLFLCAGHLIKSLFDL